The genome window ACTCCCCGCCGACAGCTCCGTAGATGAAGGCCCACACCAGGTACGCATACGGGATGAGCGTCCACAGCAGAGGGTCGATCCAGCGGAACGATCCCTTCGGCACGAAGAGCAGCCAATCCACGATCACCAGGAGAGGCGTGATGATGTGGATGAGGTTGTCGGTCAACGAGAAGATGTCGGAGTCACCGTCGGCGAACCTCGTCGGCACCAGGACGACCAGATAGATGAGCATCGTGACGGTGATCGCCATCATCACGGCACCGCTTGCTCGGGCGCTCGGAGTCGACGTGCCGGACGGGCCGCGGCGAGCCAGATCCTGAGCGGTGCGGACGACGAGCAGTGCGACCCAGACGAGGCAGAGCAGGTTGCTGACCATCGTGTAGAACAGCAGCGTCGTCCAGTTGGGAGCACCGGTCAGCACGTCGGAGTGCCGGATCACGCCGGTGATGATGACCGCGAGCGCGAGGATGCGGTAGACCAGTGCGACCGGACGCGAGTTCAGTGCGGCATGGGCGAACAGCGGAGTGCGCGAGGGGGCGGAATCCGGGAGGGCGGAAGCCGCGGACGGGGATACAACGGCTTTCGACATACTTCGAGGCTACGCGCCTTCGCGGGGCGTCACCTGCGGCCGCCCCGGAACGCGCTCGACGGATTCCGGTATGGCGATCGTGTCCGGTCGGGCGGGCATGAGCGGTGGGCGAATGATCAGCGCCGCACCGGATCGGAATCGCCGTCGAGGAAGCGCTCGAGGTCGCGCAGCGTGGGCGCCGCCTCCCAGTCGCCCGGTACGAGGCACGCCATCGCGCCGCACGCGTTCGCGCGGCGCAGGATCGCGTCGAGGTCGAGTCCGTCGAGCAGTCCGCTCAGGTATCCGGCGACGAACGCATCGCCCGCGCCGACGGTGTCGACCGGGGTGATCGTGAACCCGGAGCCGGCGACCTCGGCATCCGCGGCGAACACGGAGGCGCCGTCCGGACCGAGTTTCAGCACTGTCGTCGCGCATCCGGCATCGCGAAGAGAGGCGGCGGCATCCGCAGCTGACGAGCCCGGGTACAGGATCGCGAACTCCTCTTCGCCGCCGAAGACGATGTCGGAACGCTCCGCGAGCTCGCGGAGCACAGGACCTGCGACCGCGGGTGATGCCAGCGCGGAGCGGTAGTTGATGTCGAAGCTGACGATCGCACCGCCGGCCCGCGCGCGATCGATCGCCGCGTGCAGAGCCGTCCGAGCGGTGTTCGACAGCAGGGGAGTGATGCCGGTGATGTGCAGCAGCGTTGCGCCCTCGACCCAGCCGTCGGGCAGGTCGTCCGGGTGCAGACGGGAGCCCGCAGACCCCGCACGGTAGTAGTGCACGGCGGTGGATGCGGCGGAGGGCCGCTCCTTCACCATCAGGCCGGTCGCGGCATCCGGGTCGACGATCGCCCGCACCTCGACGCCGTCACCGCGGATCTCCCGCGCGACGCGCTCGCCGAGGGAGTCGTCTCCGACGCGGCCGAGCCACGAGCTCTGCACACCGAGGCGAGCGAGCCCGATCGCGACATTGCTCTCGGCGCCGCCGATGCCGAACGCCATCGAGTTCGCGTGCCGCAGGGATCCGATCTCGGTCGTGCGCACGAGCGCCATGGTCTCACCGAGCGTGACGACCGAGGGCGACGAAGTGGTCACTCGCCGCTCCGTGCGCAGACCTCGACGAATGCCGCAGCCCGCTCACGCAGCGCCGTGAGGTCTCCGCCGGCGAAGGCGTCGCCCAGCAGCGGGCCGCCCACGCTGACCGCGACCGCACCGGCACGCAGCCAGGCTTCGGCCCCGGCGAGGTCGACGCCGCCCGAGGGCACCGCGACCAGGTCGGGGAACGGCCCGCGAAGATCCTTGAGGTACGAGGGGCCGACCTGCCCTGCCGGGAAGACCTTGACCGCAGAGGCGCCCGCCGACCACGAGGCGAACAGCTCGGTCGGCGTGAGCCCGCCCGGGACGATCGGCACTCCGGCATCCGTCGCCTGGGTGACGAAGTCGGTCGAGGTGATCGGCGTCACGATGTAGGCCGCGCCCACCTCGATCGCCCGCGCCAGGTCACCGGTGTTCGTGACGGTGCCGATGCCGAGGTCGATCGTGTCACCGAATCGTGCGAGCAGGGTCGGGAAGTGCTCGAACGTGCCGGGCGTGGTCAGCGTCAGCTCGACGCTGCGGATGCCGGCGTCGACGAGCACGTCGAGCACGGCGTCGTAGTCTTCCGCACGCTTCGCCCGGGCGACGACGATCAGACGCGAGTCGACCGTGCGCTGAGGCAGGGCGACCCGTCGAGTCTCACCGGTCATGGCCTCACCAGTCATGGACGGTCCCGTCGAGCAGACGGTTCACCGGCAGGTAGGCCTTGGTGTACTCGTGGCCGGCCGCGGCATCCTCATCGAGGTCGACTCCGAGTCCGGGCTTGTCGCCCGGGTGCAGGAAGCCCTTGTCGAACGTGAAGGACGTCTGGAACACCTCGAGCGTCTGCTCGTTGTGCGGCATGTACTCCTGGATGCCGAAGTTGTGGATCGCGAGGTCGAGGTGCAGGGCTGCGGCCATGCCGACGGGCGAGATGTCGGTCGGACCGTGGATGCCCGACTTGATGCCGTAGATCGCGGCGAAGTCGAGCAGCTTCTTCATGGCCGTGATGCCACCGGTGTGCGTGACCGCCGAGCGCACGTAGTCGATCAGACGCTCGGTGATGAGGGTCTGGTAGTCGAAGACCGAGTTGAAGACCTCGCCGATCGCGAGCGGCGTCGTCGAGTGCTGGCGCACGAGGCGCAGCGCGGTCTGGTCTTCACCGGGAGTGCAGTCCTCGAGCCAGAACAGGTCGTAGGGCTCGATGTCCTTGGCGAAGCGCGCGGCCTCGATCGGCGACATCCGGTGGTGCCCGTCGTGCAGGATGCGCAGATCGGTGCCGAAGTCCTCGCGGATCTGCGAGAAGATCCCCGGCATGTGGTTGAGGTAGTTGCGGGTGTCCCACGTCTCCTCGCTGGGGCGGTCGCCCGAGCGCTTGGCGGGCTCGTAGTCGTAGCGAACTCCGGGGCCGGTCGACGAGACGCCGTAGATCTGGCCGAGCCCGGGCACACCGGTCTGCACGCGCACGGCGGTGTAGCCGAGCTCTTCATAGCCGGTGATGGCGTTCTTGAGCGCGGCGTAGTCGGTGCCGGAGGCGTGGGCGTACACGCGGACGCCCTCGCGGCTGGCGCCGCCGAGCAGCTGGTACAACGGCATCCCGGCCTTCTTGGCCTTGATGTCCCACAGCGCCATGTCGACCGCGGCGATCGCCGCCATGGTCACCGGGCCGCGGCGCCAGTACGGGCCGCGGTAGAGGTACTGCCAGGTGTCCTCGATGCGGTCCTCGTCGCGTCCGACGAGCATCGAGGCGACGTGGTCGGAGAGGTACGAGGCGACGGCGAGCTCGCGTCCGTTGAGCGTGGCGTCGCCCAGGCCGACGATGCCGTCGGAGGTCGTGATCTTGAGCGTGACGAAGTTTCGTCCGGGGCTGGTGATGTTGACGTCGACGATCTCGATGGTCATGTCGTTCTCCTGAAGAAGCGGGTCTGAGTGGGGGTGCGGGCGTTCGGGCGCCCGCACCCCGGGTCGTGATGTGCGGGCTATCAGATAGCGTCGCGGGGGTCCGTCAGGTCGCGGCCGGCGACCTCGGGCATCCAGATCGATGCGATCAGCGCGCTCAGCGTGAAGATGAACAGCATGATGATGATCGGGATGAACGAGCCGGTGACGGCCGACACCCACGCGGCGGCGATGACGGGGCCCGCACCGGTCGCGATGATGGCGGCGATCTCACGTGCCATGGCCGTGAACGTGTAGCGGTTGCGCGCACCGAACAGCTCGGGGAGCGTGAGGTTCTCGAGCGACGCGAAGCTCATCACCGCGAGGTTGTGCAGCACGACATATCCGATGAAGACCTGCACCGTGACGCCGCTGCTGATCATGAGGATCGTCGGGATGATGATGATCAGCGCGACGATCGACCAGATCATGTACATGCGCTTGCGGCCGAAGCGGTCGCCGAGCCAGCCCGACAGCGGCACGGTGATGAAGGCGACGAGCGACGAGACGATCACGGCGTTGACGCCGATCGAGCGGTCGAGCAGCAGCACGACGGTGATGTAGCTGATCAGGTAGGTCTGGATCATGCCCGAGTTGCCCGCCTGGCCGAAGCGCAGCAGCAGGGCGATCGAGAACGCCTTCCAGGGCTTGCGGTTCATCGCCTCGAGGGTGCGCACGTCGCCGGTCTCGGTGGCCAGCTGGATCGTCTCTTCGCGCGAGAGCGCCTTGCCGTCGACGACGTCGTCGCGCTCCTCGAAGACCGGGGTCTCCTTGAGGTTGAAGCGCACCCAGATCGCGAAGAGCATGATGATCGCGCTGCCGATGAACGGGATGCGCCATGCCCAGTCGATGACTTCCTGCTCGCTGTAGGCGACGAGGAGGATGGCCCAGATGCCGGATGCGAGCAGGGTTCCGCAGTTCGTGCCGAGCGCGACGAGCGAGGCGATGATGCCACGGCGCTTGGC of Microbacterium sp. LWH13-1.2 contains these proteins:
- the manD gene encoding D-mannonate dehydratase ManD translates to MTIEIVDVNITSPGRNFVTLKITTSDGIVGLGDATLNGRELAVASYLSDHVASMLVGRDEDRIEDTWQYLYRGPYWRRGPVTMAAIAAVDMALWDIKAKKAGMPLYQLLGGASREGVRVYAHASGTDYAALKNAITGYEELGYTAVRVQTGVPGLGQIYGVSSTGPGVRYDYEPAKRSGDRPSEETWDTRNYLNHMPGIFSQIREDFGTDLRILHDGHHRMSPIEAARFAKDIEPYDLFWLEDCTPGEDQTALRLVRQHSTTPLAIGEVFNSVFDYQTLITERLIDYVRSAVTHTGGITAMKKLLDFAAIYGIKSGIHGPTDISPVGMAAALHLDLAIHNFGIQEYMPHNEQTLEVFQTSFTFDKGFLHPGDKPGLGVDLDEDAAAGHEYTKAYLPVNRLLDGTVHDW
- a CDS encoding bifunctional 4-hydroxy-2-oxoglutarate aldolase/2-dehydro-3-deoxy-phosphogluconate aldolase — its product is MTGEAMTGETRRVALPQRTVDSRLIVVARAKRAEDYDAVLDVLVDAGIRSVELTLTTPGTFEHFPTLLARFGDTIDLGIGTVTNTGDLARAIEVGAAYIVTPITSTDFVTQATDAGVPIVPGGLTPTELFASWSAGASAVKVFPAGQVGPSYLKDLRGPFPDLVAVPSGGVDLAGAEAWLRAGAVAVSVGGPLLGDAFAGGDLTALRERAAAFVEVCARSGE
- a CDS encoding Pr6Pr family membrane protein — translated: MSKAVVSPSAASALPDSAPSRTPLFAHAALNSRPVALVYRILALAVIITGVIRHSDVLTGAPNWTTLLFYTMVSNLLCLVWVALLVVRTAQDLARRGPSGTSTPSARASGAVMMAITVTMLIYLVVLVPTRFADGDSDIFSLTDNLIHIITPLLVIVDWLLFVPKGSFRWIDPLLWTLIPYAYLVWAFIYGAVGGEFTPGQKYPYPFMDVDALGVGGVAQWIVALTLALVVVGLVFVVIDRALAALARRLDRR
- a CDS encoding sugar kinase, with amino-acid sequence MTTSSPSVVTLGETMALVRTTEIGSLRHANSMAFGIGGAESNVAIGLARLGVQSSWLGRVGDDSLGERVAREIRGDGVEVRAIVDPDAATGLMVKERPSAASTAVHYYRAGSAGSRLHPDDLPDGWVEGATLLHITGITPLLSNTARTALHAAIDRARAGGAIVSFDINYRSALASPAVAGPVLRELAERSDIVFGGEEEFAILYPGSSAADAAASLRDAGCATTVLKLGPDGASVFAADAEVAGSGFTITPVDTVGAGDAFVAGYLSGLLDGLDLDAILRRANACGAMACLVPGDWEAAPTLRDLERFLDGDSDPVRR
- a CDS encoding MFS transporter; its protein translation is MSEPQTTATAADPAEKRSVKDLVRAAISGWLGTALEFMDYQLYSLAAALVFADLFFSSENPAVAVVAAMATYGVGYVARPVGAFFFARLGDKTGRTKVLFYTILLMGLATTLIGFLPTYNQVGVLAPILLVLLRIAQGFGAGAEISGAGVMLAEYAPAKRRGIIASLVALGTNCGTLLASGIWAILLVAYSEQEVIDWAWRIPFIGSAIIMLFAIWVRFNLKETPVFEERDDVVDGKALSREETIQLATETGDVRTLEAMNRKPWKAFSIALLLRFGQAGNSGMIQTYLISYITVVLLLDRSIGVNAVIVSSLVAFITVPLSGWLGDRFGRKRMYMIWSIVALIIIIPTILMISSGVTVQVFIGYVVLHNLAVMSFASLENLTLPELFGARNRYTFTAMAREIAAIIATGAGPVIAAAWVSAVTGSFIPIIIMLFIFTLSALIASIWMPEVAGRDLTDPRDAI